The following proteins are encoded in a genomic region of Gossypium hirsutum isolate 1008001.06 chromosome D05, Gossypium_hirsutum_v2.1, whole genome shotgun sequence:
- the LOC107906442 gene encoding mediator of RNA polymerase II transcription subunit 15a translates to MDTNNWRPTPPSGEPSMDSGDWRTTLQPDSRQRIVNKIMDTLKRHLPFSGQEGLSELRKIAVRFEEKIFTAASSQTDYLRRISLKMLTMETKSQNTMPNTGNNSKPPDPGSQGMQNQVHSQGQSVPIPLQCNQSQAHQQLLPQSVPNNMASAGVQSSVGLQSGMPPVSGLSQNPISNVVGQNSNIQNMSGILQNSMGQGMPSNIFANQQRQMQGRQQVVPQQQQQQLYHQQLQQTLMKQKIQQGNLQPSLLQSHVQQQQQQNLLPPTQLQSSQQSGMLTSSIMQPSAMQSTLPGLQQNQQSSLQQSTQSMLQQHQQSVLRQQQQPQQTTSAGIHQQQTPMTQQSMMPQQQQQQQMMGQQANAANIPQNQLIGQQNSIADMQQQRLLGQSSNLQQQQQQQQLMAQQNNLSNMHQQQLGPQSNISGLQQQQQQLVGTQSGNSSMQTNQQSLHMLSQPKVALQQTQQTAPNLLPTQGQTSQQPQQQQQLMSQMQSQPTQLRQQLGLQQQPNQVQQNMQQRLQASGQTSSSLLQSQNLIDQQKQLYQSQRAVPETSSTSLDSTAQTGHSNGGDWQEEVYQKIKAMKETYFSELNEMHQKISAKLLQHDSFPQQPKSEQLEKLKIFKTMLEPILHFLTVSKANIVPAFKDKLRSYEKQILNCINTNRPRKPVSALQQGQLPPPHMHSMQQPQPQSNQTQSHDNQMNPQLQSINLQGSMPTMQPNNMTSLQHNTLSSLPGVSTAQQTMLNSLQPGSNLDPGQGNALGSMQQVAPGSLQQNPVSTSQQANLNSLSSQSGLSVLQQNMNPLQSNSSMLQHQHMKQQQEQQILQSQKYKQQLQQQRQMQHQIMQQKHQLMQQQQQQQAKQQLPTQLQAHQMPQLHQMNDVNDMKQGISVKPGVFQQHLPAGQRQTYTHQQLKSGAQFPISSPQLHPAASPQMPQHSSPQIDQQSLLPSISKTGTPLQSANSPFVVPSPSTPLAPSPMPGESEKPAPGTSSLSNAANIGHQQGTGVQAGSQSLAIGTPGISASPLLAEFTDGTHANVLTTVSSKSNITEQPLERLMKAVKSMSPTALCASVSDIGSVVSMTDRIAGSAPGNGSRAAVGEDLVAMTKCRLQARNFITQDGMSGTKKMRRHTSAMPLNVVSSVGSINDSFKQLTGSETSDLESTATSTVKKPRIEANHALLEEIREINQQLIDTVVDISDEDVDPGTVATAAEGGEGTVVKCSFNAVALSSNLKSQYMSAQMSPIQPLRLLVPTNYPNCSPVLLDKFPVEVSKEYEDLSVKAKSKFSILLRTLSQPMSLGEIARTWDVCARAIISEHAQQSGGGSFSSKYGTWENCSMAA, encoded by the exons ATGGATACGAATAACTGGAGGCCTACTCCTCCTAGTGGAGAGCCCAGCATGGACAGTGGTGATTGGAGAACCACTTTGCAGCCTGACTCACGACAAAGAATTGTCAACAAGAT AATGGATACATTGAAGAGGCATCTTCCATTTTCTGGGCAAGAGGGTTTAAGTGAACTTAGGAAAATTGCTGTGAGGTTCGAGGAAAAGATTTTTACAGCTGCAAGCAGTCAG ACTGATTATCTGAGAAGAATATCGTTGAAGATGCTTACAATGGAGACCAAGTCTCAGAATACCATGCCCAACACTGGGAATAACAGCAAACCACCTGATCCAG GTTCTCAGGGCATGCAGAACCAAGTTCACAGTCAAGGACAATCAGTTCCTATACCATTACAATGTAATCAGTCTCAAGCACATCAACAACTGCTACCCCAGAGTGTTCCAAATAACATGGCATCTGCTGGAGTTCAGAGTTCTGTTGGTTTACAATCTGGAATGCCTCCTGTATCTGGTCTATCTCAGAATCCTATATCTAATGTTGTTGGACAGAATTCCAACATCCAGAACATGTCTGGAATTTTGCAGAACTCAATGGGGCAAGGAATGCCTTCCAATATTTTTGCTAATCAGCAGAGGCAAATGCAAGGAAGGCAGCAGGTGGTTCCTCAACAGCAGCAGCAACAGCTATATCATCAGCAGCTGCAACAAACACTTATGAAGCAAAAGATTCAACAGGGGAATCTTCAGCCTTCACTCCTGCAGTCTCACGTACAGCAACAGCAGCAGCAAAACCTATTACCTCCTACTCAGTTGCAATCTTCCCAGCAATCTGGTATGCTAACATCATCCATTATGCAGCCATCAGCCATGCAGTCAACTCTTCCTGGTCTTCAACAGAATCAGCAATCTTCTCTCCAACAGTCGACACAGTCCATGCTTCAGCAGCATCAACAGTCAGTTCTTAGACAGCAGCAACAGCCACAACAGACCACCAGTGCTGGTATTCATCAACAACAAACACCAATGACACAGCAGTCAATGATGCctcagcagcagcagcagcagcagatgATGGGGCAGCAGGCAAATGCTGCAAATATACCACAGAATCAGTTAATTGGACAACAAAACAGTATTGCAGACATGCAGCAGCAGAGACTGCTAGGCCAGTCTAGTAATCTGCAgcaacaacagcagcagcagcagttAATGGCTCAACAAAACAACCTTTCAAATATGCATCAGCAACAGTTGGGTCCTCAGAGTAATATTTCAGGACTAcagcaacagcagcagcaattggTTGGAACCCAGTCGGGTAACTCAAGCATGCAAACTAATCAACAATCTTTACACATGCTATCCCAGCCCAAGGTTGCACTCCAACAAACGCAGCAGACTGCACCTAATTTACTGCCAACTCAAGGACAGACATCCCAGCAGCCACAACAGCAGCAGCAACTGATGTCTCAGATGCAATCACAGCCTACTCAGTTGCGGCAACAGTTGGGTTTGCAACAGCAGCCCAATCAAGTACAACAAAATATGCAGCAGAGACTTCAAGCATCAGGTCAAACATCAAGTTCCTTGCTTCAATCACAAAATTTGATAGATCAGCAAAAGCAGTTGTATCAATCACAGAGAGCTGTTCCGGAGACATCGTCAA CATCTTTAGATTCCACAGCTCAAACAGGACATTCTAATGGGGGTGATTGGCAAGAAGAGGTCTATCAAAAG ATCAAGGCCATGAAAGAGACATACTTCTCTGAATTAAATGAGATGCACCAGAAAATTTCTGCCAAGTTGCTGCAG CATGATTCTTTTCCACAGCAGCCAAAGTCAGAGCAGCttgagaagttgaaaatattcaagACCATGTTGGAGCCTATTCTACATTTCTTAACAGTTTCCAAAGCTAATATAGTACCGGCTTTCAAGGACAAGTTGCGTTCGTATGAGAAGCAGATACTAAACTGTATAAATACCAATAGGCCAAGGAAGCCTGTCTCAGCTCTGCAGCAAGGACAGCTTCCTCCACCTCATATGCATTCCATGCAGCAGCCTCAACCTCAAAGTAATCAAACACAATCTCATGATAATCAAATGAATCCTCAGTTGCAGTCAATAAATTTACAAGGTTCTATGCCAACAATGCAGCCTAACAACATGACAAGCTTGCAGCATAATACCTTGTCTTCTTTACCTGGGGTTTCAACAGCACAGCAGACCATGTTAAATTCGCTGCAACCAGGTTCAAATTTGGATCCAGGACAAGGTAATGCTCTAGGCTCAATGCAGCAGGTTGCACCAGGATCTTTGCAACAGAATCCTGTGAGTACCTCCCAACAGGCAAATCTTAATAGTTTGTCATCACAAAGTGGGTTAAGTGTCCTGCAGCAAAATATGAATCCTCTCCAGTCAAATTCCAGCATGCTTCAGCACCAGCATATGAAACAACAGCAGGAACAGCAAATTCTGCAGTCACAAAAGTACAAACAACAGTTACAACAACAGCGGCAGATGCAGCATCAGATTATGCAGCAGAAGCATCAACTAAtgcaacagcagcagcagcagcaagcAAAGCAACAGCTGCCCACTCAATTGCAGGCACACCAGATGCCACAGCTGCATCAGATGAATGATGTAAATGATATGAAGCAGGGGATTAGCGTTAAGCCAGGTGTTTTCCAACAGCACCTCCCAGCTGGCCAGCGTCAAACTTATACCCATCAACAGTTGAAATCAGGTGCTCAATTTCCTATTTCTTCACCTCAACTCCATCCTGCTGCATCTCCTCAGATGCCTCAGCATTCTTCCCCACAGATTGATCAGCAGAGTCTGCTACCATCTATCTCAAAAACTGGAACCCCTTTGCAGTCTGCAAACTCACCTTTTGTTGTTCCTTCACCTTCAACTCCCTTGGCTCCATCACCTATGCCTGGGGAATCTGAAAAACCTGCTCCAGGCACTTCCTCTCTCTCAAATGCTGCAAATATTGGACACCAACAAGGAACTGGTGTTCAAGCAGGTTCTCAATCACTTGCAATTGGCACTCCTGGGATATCAGCCTCACCTCTGCTCGCAGAGTTCACTGATGGAACTCATGCTAATGTTTTGACAACTGTTTCTAGCAAGTCAAACATTACTGAGCAGCCTCTTGAACGTTTAATGAAGGCG GTGAAATCCATGTCGCCTACTGCATTGTGTGCTTCTGTAAGTGATATTGGCTCAGTTGTCAGCATGACTGACAGGATAGCTGGGTCAGCGCCAGGTAATGGGTCTAGAGCTGCAGTCGGTGAGGATCTGGTTGCTATGACAAAGTGTCGTCTACAAGCAAGAAATTTCATCACTCAAGATGGAATGAGCGGGACAAAGAAAATGAGGCGCCACACCAGTGCCATGCCCCTAAATGTTGTATCATCTGTGGGTAGCATAAATGATAGTTTCAAACAGTTAACCGGTTCGGAGACATCTGACTTGGAGTCAACGGCAACATCTACTGTCAAGAAGCCAAGAATTGAG GCTAACCATGCCCTTTTGGAAGAAATAAGGGAAATAAATCAACAACTTATAGACACAGTTGTTGATATCAGTGATGAAGATGTTGATCCAGGTACGGTGGCAACAGCTGCTGAAGGGGGTGAAGGAACTGTTGTCAAGTGCTCCTTCAATGCTGTGGCTCTTAGTTCAAACTTGAAATCACAGTACATGTCAGCCCAAATG TCACCAATTCAGCCCTTGCGTCTGCTAGTCCCCACAAATTATCCAAATTGTTCCCCCGTCCTATTAGACAAGTTCCCAGTTGAAGTCAG CAAGGAGTACGAAGACCTTTCAGTAAAAGCGAAGTCGAAGTTTAGTATATTATTGCGGACCCTTTCACAGCCTATGTCACTTGGTGAGATAGCAAGGACATGGGATGTTTGTGCCCGAGCCATTATTTCTGAGCATGCACAACAGAGTGGTGGGGGCAGCTTTAGCTCAAAATATGGGACTTGGGAGAATTGCTCGATGGCTGCATAG